The following coding sequences lie in one Silurus meridionalis isolate SWU-2019-XX chromosome 19, ASM1480568v1, whole genome shotgun sequence genomic window:
- the pusl1 gene encoding tRNA pseudouridine synthase-like 1 isoform X1: protein MQQIAPVTRYLIFFQYLGTKYSGVMKAPAHQPLQGVQNHLENAVRRLKPVNEASVFISSRTDTGVHALCNSAHLDIQRRGDKPPFTEQVLTDALNFFLKSEPISRITRVCSVPNDFHARYRALSRTYVYRLATGVRRHTELPITEKDLCWTLQDTELNVDAMREAGAMLQGTHDFSTFRALSSDAPFKNPVKTMELVQVQLGLSFSQRHFHRDVQFWELTFKSRSFLYKQVRRMVGALVAVGQGKLSVRQVQDLLDTRDSLVYPQNMAAPPYGLFLINVEYKDLDLKSYRGDDD from the exons ATGCAGCAGATCGCTCCAGTTACTCGCTATCTCATCTTCTTTCAGTACCTCGGAACCAAATACAG TGGGGTGATGAAGGCTCCAGCACATCAACCTCTGCAGGGAGTGCAGAATCATTTAGAG AACGCAGTGCGAAGGCTGAAGCCTGTAAATGAAGCGTCGGTGTTCATCTCCAGTCGAACAGACACGGGTGTGCATGCGCTCTGTAACTCTGCACATCTAGACATCCAGCGCAGAGGAGACAAACCTCCCTTTACAGAACAAGTCCTGACTGATGCCTTaaacttctttttaaaatctgaGCCTATCAG CAGAATCACAAGAGTCTGCAGTGTCCCGAATGACTTTCACGCCCGCTACCGTGCCTTATCAAGAACCTACGTCTACCGCTTGGCCACAGGAGTTCGCCGTCATACTGAACTGCCCATAACAGAGAAGGATTTGTGCTGGACGTTACAGGACAC GGAGCTCAATGTCGATGCCATGCGAGAGGCTGGAGCCATGTTACAGGGCACCCACGATTTCAGCACCTTTCGTGCACTCAGCTCAGACGCTCCATTCAAGAACCCAGTAAAGACCATGGAGCTGGTGCAGGTGCAGCTAGGCCTCTCCTTCAGCCAGCGCCACTTCCACAG AGACGTCCAATTCTGGGAGCTCACGTTTAAAAGTAGGTCCTTTTTATACAAACAA GTGCGGAGGATGGTGGGGGCGCTGGTTGCAGTTGGCCAGGGTAAGCTCTCTGTCAGACAGGTTCAAGATCTGTTAGACACCAGGGACTCCTTGGTCTACCCTCAAAACATGGCAGCTCCACCCTACGGCCTCTTCCTGATAAATGTGGAGTATAAGGATTTGG ATCTGAAGTCCTACAGAGGGGATGATGACTGA
- the pusl1 gene encoding tRNA pseudouridine synthase-like 1 isoform X2: MQQIAPVTRYLIFFQYLGTKYSGVMKAPAHQPLQGVQNHLENAVRRLKPVNEASVFISSRTDTGVHALCNSAHLDIQRRGDKPPFTEQVLTDALNFFLKSEPIRITRVCSVPNDFHARYRALSRTYVYRLATGVRRHTELPITEKDLCWTLQDTELNVDAMREAGAMLQGTHDFSTFRALSSDAPFKNPVKTMELVQVQLGLSFSQRHFHRDVQFWELTFKSRSFLYKQVRRMVGALVAVGQGKLSVRQVQDLLDTRDSLVYPQNMAAPPYGLFLINVEYKDLDLKSYRGDDD; the protein is encoded by the exons ATGCAGCAGATCGCTCCAGTTACTCGCTATCTCATCTTCTTTCAGTACCTCGGAACCAAATACAG TGGGGTGATGAAGGCTCCAGCACATCAACCTCTGCAGGGAGTGCAGAATCATTTAGAG AACGCAGTGCGAAGGCTGAAGCCTGTAAATGAAGCGTCGGTGTTCATCTCCAGTCGAACAGACACGGGTGTGCATGCGCTCTGTAACTCTGCACATCTAGACATCCAGCGCAGAGGAGACAAACCTCCCTTTACAGAACAAGTCCTGACTGATGCCTTaaacttctttttaaaatctgaGCCTATCAG AATCACAAGAGTCTGCAGTGTCCCGAATGACTTTCACGCCCGCTACCGTGCCTTATCAAGAACCTACGTCTACCGCTTGGCCACAGGAGTTCGCCGTCATACTGAACTGCCCATAACAGAGAAGGATTTGTGCTGGACGTTACAGGACAC GGAGCTCAATGTCGATGCCATGCGAGAGGCTGGAGCCATGTTACAGGGCACCCACGATTTCAGCACCTTTCGTGCACTCAGCTCAGACGCTCCATTCAAGAACCCAGTAAAGACCATGGAGCTGGTGCAGGTGCAGCTAGGCCTCTCCTTCAGCCAGCGCCACTTCCACAG AGACGTCCAATTCTGGGAGCTCACGTTTAAAAGTAGGTCCTTTTTATACAAACAA GTGCGGAGGATGGTGGGGGCGCTGGTTGCAGTTGGCCAGGGTAAGCTCTCTGTCAGACAGGTTCAAGATCTGTTAGACACCAGGGACTCCTTGGTCTACCCTCAAAACATGGCAGCTCCACCCTACGGCCTCTTCCTGATAAATGTGGAGTATAAGGATTTGG ATCTGAAGTCCTACAGAGGGGATGATGACTGA
- the pusl1 gene encoding tRNA pseudouridine synthase-like 1 isoform X3: MQQIAPVTRYLIFFQYLGTKYSGVMKAPAHQPLQGVQNHLENAVRRLKPVNEASVFISSRTDTGVHALCNSAHLDIQRRGDKPPFTEQVLTDALNFFLKSEPISRITRVCSVPNDFHARYRALSRTYVYRLATGVRRHTELPITEKDLCWTLQDTELNVDAMREAGAMLQGTHDFSTFRALSSDAPFKNPVKTMELVQVQLGLSFSQRHFHRYTSTSPPSPILGILCNLDTQFASTN; the protein is encoded by the exons ATGCAGCAGATCGCTCCAGTTACTCGCTATCTCATCTTCTTTCAGTACCTCGGAACCAAATACAG TGGGGTGATGAAGGCTCCAGCACATCAACCTCTGCAGGGAGTGCAGAATCATTTAGAG AACGCAGTGCGAAGGCTGAAGCCTGTAAATGAAGCGTCGGTGTTCATCTCCAGTCGAACAGACACGGGTGTGCATGCGCTCTGTAACTCTGCACATCTAGACATCCAGCGCAGAGGAGACAAACCTCCCTTTACAGAACAAGTCCTGACTGATGCCTTaaacttctttttaaaatctgaGCCTATCAG CAGAATCACAAGAGTCTGCAGTGTCCCGAATGACTTTCACGCCCGCTACCGTGCCTTATCAAGAACCTACGTCTACCGCTTGGCCACAGGAGTTCGCCGTCATACTGAACTGCCCATAACAGAGAAGGATTTGTGCTGGACGTTACAGGACAC GGAGCTCAATGTCGATGCCATGCGAGAGGCTGGAGCCATGTTACAGGGCACCCACGATTTCAGCACCTTTCGTGCACTCAGCTCAGACGCTCCATTCAAGAACCCAGTAAAGACCATGGAGCTGGTGCAGGTGCAGCTAGGCCTCTCCTTCAGCCAGCGCCACTTCCACAGGTACACTTCCACATCTCCACCGAGTCCCATCCTGGGCATTCTATGTAATCTAGACACCCAATTTGCCTCCACCAACTAG
- the ddx19b gene encoding ATP-dependent RNA helicase DDX19B: MATDSWAQAVDQQEAAAESISTLHLNEKEDKPKDKPKAEQNGAKAAGEGGKTEEEEKEDKAAQSLLNKLIRSNLVNTTNQVEVLQRDPNSPLYSVKSFEELRLKPQLLQGVYAMGFNRPSKIQENALPMMLAEPPQNLIAQSQSGTGKTAAFVLAMLSHVDPSNRWPQCLCVSPTYELALQTGKVIEQMGQFYPEVKLVYAIRGNKLERGVKLQEQIVIGTPGTVLDWCQKLKFIDPKKIKVFVLDEADVMIATQGHQDQSIRIQRMLPKSCQMLLFSATFEESVWNFAKRIIPDPNIIKLKREEETLDTIKQYYVVCNSKEQKFQALCNIYGAITIAQAMIFCHTRKTAGWLAGELSREGHQVALLSGEMQVEQRAAVIDRFRNGKEKVLVTTNVCARGIDVEQVSVVINFDLPVDKDGNPDNETYLHRIGRTGRFGKRGLAINMVDSKFSMSILERIQEHFNKTIEELDTDDLDEIEKIAH; encoded by the exons ATGGCTACGGATTCCTGGGCTCAGGCTGTGGATCAACAAGAAGCTGCAGCTGAGTCG ATAAGCACCCTTCACTTAAATGAAAAGGAAGACAAACCAAAAGACAAACCAAAAGCAGAGCAAAATG GTGCAAAGGCTGCGGGTGAAGGAGGGAAGACtgaggaggaagaaaaag AGGACAAAGCGGCTCAGTCACTGTTGAACAAGTTGATACGAAGCAATCTCGTGAACACCACCAACCAAGTGGAAGTTCTTCAGAGGGATCCGAACTCTCCGCTTTACTCTGTCAAGTCGTTTGAGGAGCTGCGTTT gaaGCCTCAGCTACTTCAAGGGGTTTACGCCATGGGTTTCAACAGACCTTCTAAAATCCAAGAGAATGCCTTGCCCATGATGCTTGCAGAACC CCCACAGAATCTTATAGCGCAGTCTCAATCTGGTACGGGTAAAACTGCTGCCTTTGTCCTGGCCATGCTTAGTCACGTGGACCCCAGCAACAGATGGCCTCag TGCCTGTGTGTGTCGCCTACATACGAGCTTGCCCTCCAGACGGGCAAGGTCATCGAACAGATGGGCCAATTTTACCCTGAAGTCAAGTTGGTGTATGCCATCCGAGGAAACAAAT TGGAGAGAGGGGTGAAGCTCCAGGAGCAGATTGTGATTGGCACCCCTGGCACAGTCCTGGACTGGTGCCAAAAACTCAAATTCATCGACCCAAAGAAAATTAAAGTGTTTGTTCTGGACGAAGCAGACGTCATGATCGCCACACAGGGTCACCAGGACCAAAGCATTCGCATCCAGAG AATGTTGCCCAAAAGCTGCCAGATGCTCTTGTTCTCAGCCACGTTCGAGGAGTCTGTCTGGAACTTCGCCAAGAGGATCATCCCTGATCCAAACATCATCAAACTGAAGAGGGAGGAAGAGACTCTGGACACCATTAAGCAGTATTACGTGGTGTGCAACAGCAAGGAGCAGAAGTTCCAAGCCCTGTGTAACATCTATGGTGCCATCACTATCGCACAGGCCATGATCTTCTGTCAT ACCAGGAAAACGGCTGGGTGGCTAGCAGGAGAGCTGTCAAGGGAGGGCCACCAGGTGGCGCTACTCAGTGGTGAGATGCAGGTGGAACAGAGAGCAGCAGTTATCGATCGTTTCCGCAACGGCAAAGAGAAAGTTCTGGTCACTACGAACGTCTGTGCCAGAG GTATCGATGTGGAGCAGGTCTCTGTGGTTATTAACTTCGATTTACCCGTGGATAAGGACGGAAACCCTGACAACGAGACGTACTTGCACAGGATCGGGCGCACAGGGAGATTTGGCAAGAGAGGGCTAGCAATCAATATGGTGGACAGCAAGTTTAGCATGAGCATTCTCGAACGCATTCAGGAGCACTTCA ATAAGACAATCGAAGAACTGGACACGGACGATCTGGACGAAATCGAGAAAATAGCACACTGA